From a region of the Alnus glutinosa chromosome 1, dhAlnGlut1.1, whole genome shotgun sequence genome:
- the LOC133882963 gene encoding transcription factor MYB108 has translation MDVKGRGRGSSIQSEEDQTDLRRGPWTVDEDFTLMNYIHRHGDGRWNSLARCAGLKRTGKSCRLRWLNYLRPDVRRGNITLEEQLLILDLHSRWGNRWSKIAQHLPGRTDNEIKNYWRTRVQKHAKQLKCDVNSKQFKDTMRYLWMPRLVERIQAAAGATTANGTSSVGSATSSITANNNLDVNSGQMVLPLSEVINVGHHEFGGAQVTPSYTPENSSTAASSDSFGAQVSPVSDLTDYYNIRAVNNNPSQEYFQAGQVGYPDQTLTSPSGYFNNGLDFQAVEQNNQWLDGGDTSDNLWNVEDIWFLQEQLNYNNNNNI, from the exons ATGGATGTTAAAGGGAGAGGTCGCGGCTCCTCCATTCAAAGCGAGGAAGATCAGACGGACCTCAGGAGAGGTCCATGGACTGTTGATGAGGACTTCACACTCATGAATTACATTCATCGTCACGGCGACGGTCGCTGGAACTCCCTTGCTCGCTGCGCCG GTTTGAAACGAACTGGGAAGAGCTGCAGATTAAGGTGGCTCAACTATCTTCGCCCGGATGTTCGACGTGGAAACATCACCCTAGAAGAACAGCTTTTGATTCTTGACCTTCATTCTCGTTGGGGAAACCG CTGGTCCAAAATTGCACAACATTTGCCAGGACGAACCGATAACGAGATCAAGAACTACTGGAGAACCCGTGTCCAAAAGCACGCCAAGCAGCTCAAATGTGACGTGAACAGCAAGCAATTCAAGGACACCATGCGTTACCTTTGGATGCCAAGGTTAGTCGAGCGTATTCAAGCCGCTGCCGGCGCCACTACCGCCAACGGAACATCTTCCGTTGGCTCAGCCACCTCTTCCATCACCGCCAACAATAACCTTGACGTGAACTCCGGCCAAATGGTTTTACCGCTCTCCGAGGTTATTAATGTTGGCCATCACGAGTTTGGCGGTGCACAAGTTACTCCAAGTTACACCCCGGAGAATTCTAGCACTGCTGCCTCGTCGGACTCATTTGGGGCTCAGGTATCGCCGGTGTCGGACTTGACTGATTATTACAATATCCGGGCGGTTAATAACAACCCTAGCCAAGAGTATTTCCAGGCTGGTCAGGTTGGCTACCCGGATCAGACCTTAACTAGCCCATCTGGGTACTTCAATAATGGATTAGATTTCCAAGCTGTGGAGCAGAATAACCAGTGGTTGGACGGCGGGGACACATCGGACAATTTGTGGAATGTTGAGGACATCTGGTTTTTACAGGAGCAGCTCaactacaacaacaacaacaacatttga